Within the Dolichospermum compactum NIES-806 genome, the region GGGTGACGATAACAACAGTAATACCACTACTATTAAGTTCACTAAACAAGTCTAATACTTCTTGGGTAGTATGAGAATCAAGTGCGCCGGTGGGTTCATCTGCGAGGAGAACAACGGGATTGTTGACAATAGCACGAGCGATCGCTACTCTTTGTTGTTGTCCCCCTGATAATTGGGTAGGTTTGTTATTCAGGCGTTTTTCTAAGCCAACTTTGATTAATGCGGATGTCGCGCGATCTTTTCTCTCCCCCGGTTTAACACCAGCATACACCATTGGCAGCATGACATTTTCTAAAGCTGTTAATTGATTTAATAAATGGAATTGTTGAAAGACAAAACCGAGTTTTCTATTGCGAATATGCGCCAATTCAGTATCATTCATTTGTGCGACATTCAAATTATCTAAATAATAATTTCCACTACTAGGACGATCTAAACAACCGATAATATTCATGGCTGTAGATTTACCCGAACCAGAAGGTCCCATAATCGAACAATATTCACCCTGTTTAATCACCAAGTTAACATTATTCAGTGCTTTAACTTCTATTTCCCCAATTCCATAAACTTTGAAAATATCCTCCAACCGAATAATTGCTAATTCTGGTGCATGGGGACTATTTGTATTAGTTATTGTCAGAGTATTATCCACAAAGATTCATCCTTATATAAAATATAATTGTAGTAAAGATTATNNNNNNNNNNNNNNNNNNNNNNNNNNNNNNNNNNNNNNNNNNNNNNNNNNNNNNNNNNNNNNNNNNNNNNNNNNNNNNNNNNNNNNNNNNNNNNNNNNNNNNNNNNNNNNNNNNNNNNNNNNNNNNNNNNNNNNNNNNNNNNNNNNNNNNNNNNNNNNNNNNNNNNNNNNNNNNNNNNNNNNNNNNNNNNNNNNNNNNNNNNNNNNNNNNNNNNNNNNNNNNNNNNNNNNNNNNNNNNNNNNNNNNNNNNNNNNNNNNNNNNNNNNNNNNNNNNNNNNNNNNNNNNNNNNNNNNNNNNNNNNNNNNNNNNNNNNNNNNNNNNNNNNNNNNNNNNNNNNNNNNNNNNNNNNNNNNNNNNNNNNNNNNNNNNNNNNNNNNNNNNNNNNNNNNNNNNNNNNNNNNNNNNNNNNNNNNNNNNNNNNNNNNNNNNNNNNNNNNNNNNNNNNNNNNNNNNNNNNNNNNNNNNNNNNNNNNNNNNNNNNNNNNNNNNNNNNNNNNNNNNNNNNNNNNNNNNNNNNNNNNNNNNNNNNNNNNNNNNNNNNNNNNNNNNNNNNNNNNNNNNNNNNNNNNNNNNNNNNNNNNNNNNNNNNNNNNNNNNNNNNNNNNNNNNNNNNNNNNNNNNNNNNNNNNNNNNNNNNNNNNNNNNNNNNNNNNNNNNNNNNNNNNNNNNNNNNNNNNNNNNNNNNNNNNNNNNNNNNNNNNNNNNNNNNNNNNNNNNNNNNNNNNNNNNNNNNNNNNNNNNNNNNNNNNNNNNNNNNNNNNNNNNNNNNNNNNNNNNNNNNNNNNNNNNNNNNNNNNNNNNNNNNNNNNNNNNNNNNNNNNNNNNNNNNNNNNNNNNNNNNNNNNNNNNNNNNNNNNNNNNNNNNNNNNNNNNNNNNNNNNNNNNNNNNNNNNNNNNNNNNNNNNNNNNNNNNNNNNNNNNNNNNNNNNNNNNNNNNNNNNNNNNNNNNNNNNNNNNNNNNNNNNNNNNNNNNNNNNNNNNNNNNNNNNNNNNNNNNNNNNNNNNNNNNNNNNNNNGGCGTATAATCCTGATATTCATCGTCGCCGTTCTATTCGCCTGAAAGGATATGATTATTCTCAGGCAGGGGCGTATTTTGTGACTATTTGTGTTAACCACAGGCGATCGCTCTTTGGTAGTATTCAAGCAGGTATTATGTACCCTTCACCCGCAGGAGAAATGGTACAAATTGTTTGGGATGAAATTCCTAACCATTACCAAGGACTTGATATTGATGCCTTCGTTTTGATGCCTAACCACATTCATGGTATTATTCTTCTTGAACCTTATAATTCCCTGAAATTAGGTGATGTGGTTCATCGGTTTAAGTCTTTAACTACTACTAAATATCGTCATAGTGTTTATGAAAAGGAATGGCCAGCCTTTGAAAAAAGACTATGGCAACGCAATTATTATGAACACATTATTCGTAACGAAAAATCATGCGATCGCTTGCGAGAATATATAAGAGATAATCCAATCTTATGGGATGTTGACACTCTCCATCCCAACAACCCCGAAAATTTCCCCACGTAGGGGCAATCCCCCCGTGGTTGCCCCGATAATTTATGGTTGCCCCGATAATTTATGGTTGCCTCAAAACCAAACCTGTAATTTTTAATTATTTTCACGCCGTTCTCAATGCTACCATGGGATCAAGTTGAGCCGCACGACGGGCAGGAACGACACCAAAAAATAAACCAATCGCACCAGAAACACTAGCAGCTAACATGACTGCACTTGGTGAAATTGCCGCCTCTAAAGGGGTAAGGATACCAACTAAAATGATGCTACCACCGCCTAAAGCAATGCCGATTAAACCACCAGCTACTGATAAAATCACGGCTTCAATCATGAATTGTAAAAGAATGTCTTGTTGAGTTGCACCAATAGCTTTACGCAGTCCAATTTCTTGGGTACGTTCCGTGACAGAAACTAGCATAATATTCATAATGCCAATACCGCCCACAAACAAAGAAATACTAGCGATCGCAGCTAACATTAGTGTCAATCCGCTGGTAATTGTATTGGTAATTTCCAAGATATTTTTTTGGCTTTGAATCGTAAAATCATCTTCACGGACAATTTTGTGCCGGCGACGGAGTAAGTTTGTCATTTGAAATTCTGCGGCGGAGATGCTATTTTCATCTTGAGCAGATACAGAAATTAAAGAAACATTAATACCAAAGGGGGATGTTCTTCCCACCAGCCGACTAAACATAGTATTAATAGGAATAAAAACTGTATCATCGCTGTTATTACCAAAGGATGAACCTTTGGCTACTGTTAAGCCAATCACCTCAAAAGTAGTATTTTGAATACGGATTTTTTGACCAACAGGATTTTGATTATCAAAGAGTTTGTTGGCTAAATCTGGTGCTAATACTGCTACCCTTCTATTACGTTTAAGATCAAAGTCATTAAAAAATCTGCCTTCTTTAATTTCAAAACTACGGACTGTTATATAATTAGGCGTAGTGCCGATCACTGTACTAGTTGTACTTTTATTTCTATAGGTGATTGTACTTCTGTTATTAATTTCTGGGGCAACTTCTTTAACTGCACGGACTTGTTTAGCGATCGCCTTCGCATCTTGTAAAACCAAGGTTCTCGGCATTGTTGTCACCCTTCCCCGGCTTCCTGGACTCCCAGGGATAATAAATAAGGTATTTGGACCTAATGATGCAAATTGCTTAGTTGCCAGTGCTTGTGCGCCTTCTCCAATACCAATCATGGCAATTACCGAAGCATTACCAATAATAATCCCTAACATGGTTAAACTACTTCGTAACTTATTAGCTAATAAGGTAGTAGTTGCCATTTTCACACTTTCTAAAATGTCCATATTTTGTGTTTATTTGTGATTTTACTCCACATTCAGCATGAGTAAATATACTCAAAATATTTTTCACAGCAGGTTATTTTGTCAAAAAAAGAATTTCATAAAACAGCTAAAACCCAATCATAATAACCACTTCATGCTTTTTGCCATCTAGGTCGGTATTCAATGAATTTAAGTAGGTGAACAGAAAAATTTAAAGGTATGTGAAGAAAAAAAGTAGTAAAATCAATCAAAACTCTCTTCCTGTTCCCAGTTAAGAGTTCCCTGTTCCCTTGCCCCAACGACAATTTTTAACGCCCACATACTTAATCTCAAACCAACTAATTTATTGACAGTATTCTCAATAAGCTTGATTTGAGATTTAGATAGAGATGCGATGGCTACGCAGCGCCGAAGGTATCGCCATAGTATAGAATTGCGTGTCATTTTTCCGGTTCTTTATTTCCTTTACCCTTGGTTTTAGGTAGATCAATAAATATGCGATCGCCTGCTTTTAACCCTTCTAAAACCTGAATTTGGCTATCAATATTTGCGCCAATTGTGACTAACTTAAACTGGGGTTTATTTTTTTCACCCAACAGCCATACACCTGTTTTTCCCTTTTGAGTAACTATTAACTCTTGAGGTATTAACAGTGCATTTTGGATATTATTACCAATAAATGTCACTTCACTAACATTCATTCCCGAACGCAGTTTATTTGCTGTCTCATCAATAGCTACCCGCACCTGAAAAGATGTGACATTTTGATCAACTACCGCTTCGGGAGCAATCAACCGCACTGTTCCATGAAAAACTTCATCAGGATAAGCATCAATAGCAATTTCCACTTTTTGTCCCCGTTTAATTTGGGGAATATCTACTTCAGGAACTTTAGCCAGCACTTCTAAACCTCTAGCTAAAGCAACTATAGAAGTAGATGTCGCCGAAGCATCACTAGAAGCAGAAATAGCCGGACTTACATAAGCCCCTACCGTCGCATATCTTTGAGTCACAATTCCCGAAAAAGGAGCGCGAATAATGGTATCTTCCAGTTGCACCTGTTGTTGTTTTAACTGAGCCTCAGCACTAGCTACTGCTGCTCTTAATTTAGCAATTTCTTGGGGACGATTACCATTTTCTAATTTTCGTAATCCTTCCTTTTCTTGATTAACTATTGCTTCTTGCTTTTGAATATCTTGGTTGCGGTTGCCCACTTTTAGTAAAGATAATCGGCGTTGTGCTTCCTCCAAATTAGCCTTAGCTTTACTATTTTCACTCACATATTGCTCTAAACTATCTTGGGAAATAGCCCCATCTTTAGCTAGATCTTGATAACGTTTGACTCTCGATTGGGTAAGTGTCACAGAAGCTTTTGCCGAGTCTACTTGAGCCTGTGCCTGTTGAATTTCCTGTAAACGATTCCCATCTCGGATAATCGCTAATTGAGCCTGTGCTTGCTCTACACGGGCTTTGGCTTGGGCAATTTCTTCGGGACGACTGCCGGCTTGGCTATCTGCTAATTGTGCTTTTGCTTGGTCTAAATTAGCTTTGTATTGGAGAATTCGCATTTTAATTTCCGAATTATCCATGCGAGCAATTATTTGTCCTTCTTTGACAGTATCTCCCTGTTCAACATTTAAGGCTGCTAACAATCCTGGACTTTTAGGACTAATATTCACACTTTGAATTGGTTGAACTTTGCCACTAGCAGTAATGCGGACAGTTACGCTTTTTGCTTCTACCGGAACAGTTAATTTACTAATATCTGGTGGTTTATTTTTTTG harbors:
- a CDS encoding ABC transporter ATP-binding protein, giving the protein MDNTLTITNTNSPHAPELAIIRLEDIFKVYGIGEIEVKALNNVNLVIKQGEYCSIMGPSGSGKSTAMNIIGCLDRPSSGNYYLDNLNVAQMNDTELAHIRNRKLGFVFQQFHLLNQLTALENVMLPMVYAGVKPGERKDRATSALIKVGLEKRLNNKPTQLSGGQQQRVAIARAIVNNPVVLLADEPTGALDSHTTQEVLDLFSELNSSGITVVIVTHESEVARQTKRIVWFRDGEVVHSHLTPHELHQVVTS
- a CDS encoding transposase, yielding AYNPDIHRRRSIRLKGYDYSQAGAYFVTICVNHRRSLFGSIQAGIMYPSPAGEMVQIVWDEIPNHYQGLDIDAFVLMPNHIHGIILLEPYNSLKLGDVVHRFKSLTTTKYRHSVYEKEWPAFEKRLWQRNYYEHIIRNEKSCDRLREYIRDNPILWDVDTLHPNNPENFPT
- a CDS encoding ABC transporter permease, coding for MDILESVKMATTTLLANKLRSSLTMLGIIIGNASVIAMIGIGEGAQALATKQFASLGPNTLFIIPGSPGSRGRVTTMPRTLVLQDAKAIAKQVRAVKEVAPEINNRSTITYRNKSTTSTVIGTTPNYITVRSFEIKEGRFFNDFDLKRNRRVAVLAPDLANKLFDNQNPVGQKIRIQNTTFEVIGLTVAKGSSFGNNSDDTVFIPINTMFSRLVGRTSPFGINVSLISVSAQDENSISAAEFQMTNLLRRRHKIVREDDFTIQSQKNILEITNTITSGLTLMLAAIASISLFVGGIGIMNIMLVSVTERTQEIGLRKAIGATQQDILLQFMIEAVILSVAGGLIGIALGGGSIILVGILTPLEAAISPSAVMLAASVSGAIGLFFGVVPARRAAQLDPMVALRTA
- a CDS encoding efflux RND transporter periplasmic adaptor subunit, producing MIFYIEIPLIGKKVKYPYRWLIGLIASGVLIVGTTATIKTIQQKNKPPDISKLTVPVEAKSVTVRITASGKVQPIQSVNISPKSPGLLAALNVEQGDTVKEGQIIARMDNSEIKMRILQYKANLDQAKAQLADSQAGSRPEEIAQAKARVEQAQAQLAIIRDGNRLQEIQQAQAQVDSAKASVTLTQSRVKRYQDLAKDGAISQDSLEQYVSENSKAKANLEEAQRRLSLLKVGNRNQDIQKQEAIVNQEKEGLRKLENGNRPQEIAKLRAAVASAEAQLKQQQVQLEDTIIRAPFSGIVTQRYATVGAYVSPAISASSDASATSTSIVALARGLEVLAKVPEVDIPQIKRGQKVEIAIDAYPDEVFHGTVRLIAPEAVVDQNVTSFQVRVAIDETANKLRSGMNVSEVTFIGNNIQNALLIPQELIVTQKGKTGVWLLGEKNKPQFKLVTIGANIDSQIQVLEGLKAGDRIFIDLPKTKGKGNKEPEK